The following proteins are encoded in a genomic region of Sulfurovum indicum:
- a CDS encoding LptF/LptG family permease encodes MVNARSYISSNFTKSFLTIFLPFFLIISLVYLVKISALTSKIQISFVELLRLFSYSVPDILFYTLPLSFIAALANMLIKLSTDNELIALYALGLNANRILRGLFLVSLLFSFLLLTLSFLAMPMSKQLYKSFKEEKKAEAKLNIVPGKLGQKFGEYYVYIKGKENETFHDLVIYNRTNMDEEQFFASKDGKLNKHNGQTSLLLKDGYGYTYSKERLQQIQYATLEAFDTTKKKRFHFEDIVAYWSKASHDKDIMHRLLFFLFISLIPLLSVYLVAAFTMINPRYQSNHSFIVIFATTLFLYLIASSLDKWGNIPLLIIAILLTLGGGVILFQKRVARYF; translated from the coding sequence ATGGTTAATGCCAGAAGTTATATCTCATCAAACTTTACCAAATCTTTTTTGACGATATTTCTGCCGTTCTTTCTTATCATTTCCCTGGTCTACCTGGTCAAGATCTCTGCATTGACCTCAAAGATACAGATCAGTTTTGTGGAGCTTCTGAGGCTTTTCAGCTACTCTGTACCGGATATTCTCTTCTATACACTACCTCTCTCTTTTATTGCTGCTCTGGCGAACATGCTTATCAAACTTTCAACAGATAATGAGCTTATTGCCCTGTATGCACTGGGATTGAATGCCAACAGGATCCTGCGGGGACTTTTTCTGGTGAGTCTTCTCTTTTCATTTTTGCTGCTGACTCTCTCTTTTCTGGCCATGCCAATGAGCAAACAGCTTTACAAATCGTTCAAGGAGGAGAAAAAAGCTGAAGCAAAACTCAATATCGTTCCAGGAAAACTTGGACAGAAATTTGGAGAATACTATGTCTACATCAAAGGTAAAGAGAATGAAACATTCCATGATCTTGTAATCTATAATCGTACCAATATGGATGAAGAGCAGTTTTTCGCTTCTAAAGACGGAAAACTTAACAAACACAATGGTCAAACCTCGCTACTCCTGAAAGATGGTTATGGATACACCTACTCCAAAGAGCGTTTGCAGCAGATCCAATATGCTACGCTCGAAGCTTTCGATACAACCAAGAAGAAACGTTTTCACTTTGAGGACATTGTTGCCTACTGGAGTAAAGCCTCTCATGACAAAGATATCATGCACCGTCTTCTCTTTTTCCTTTTTATCAGTCTAATCCCTCTCCTCTCAGTCTATCTGGTTGCAGCCTTTACCATGATCAATCCACGTTATCAGAGTAACCACTCTTTTATTGTCATCTTTGCCACAACACTCTTTTTATACCTTATTGCTTCTTCCCTGGATAAATGGGGAAATATCCCTCTGCTTATCATAGCCATACTGTTGACCCTTGGGGGAGGAGTAATCCTCTTTCAAAAACGTGTGGCAAGGTATTTTTAG
- a CDS encoding prepilin peptidase, which yields MTETTVITFSIFAFGIIVGSFLNVVIYRIPKGESIIFPASKCQSCQTPLKWYHNIPLFSWLFLKGKCSFCNEPIAKQYPIVELTTGIIFVILFLKLGLVWYLPFVAASFAALFALVMIDFKYMAVPDNINFAALLFALIQPDFLHAVIHAAIAAGGLYLIGILSSLLARRQAMGGADVIVAGTMGALLGFPNFFIAIFLSAILAIIPALIYRERGVPFVPFLAMATFIVYLYDTEAAQLLERLIYG from the coding sequence ATGACTGAAACTACAGTAATTACATTTTCAATCTTTGCTTTTGGCATTATAGTCGGCTCTTTTTTAAATGTCGTGATCTATCGCATTCCCAAAGGTGAAAGTATCATCTTCCCCGCTTCAAAATGTCAAAGCTGCCAAACACCGCTGAAGTGGTATCACAACATTCCACTCTTCTCCTGGCTCTTTTTAAAAGGAAAATGCTCCTTCTGCAATGAACCGATCGCCAAGCAGTATCCAATAGTAGAACTGACTACGGGTATTATCTTTGTCATACTCTTTTTAAAACTGGGACTCGTATGGTATCTGCCGTTTGTCGCTGCCTCTTTTGCAGCCCTTTTTGCACTGGTGATGATAGATTTCAAATATATGGCTGTTCCGGATAATATTAACTTTGCTGCCTTACTTTTTGCTCTTATACAACCTGATTTTCTCCATGCGGTCATACATGCTGCCATTGCTGCAGGCGGACTCTACCTTATAGGTATACTCTCTTCGCTTCTGGCACGCAGACAGGCTATGGGTGGTGCAGATGTAATCGTTGCCGGAACAATGGGTGCACTGCTCGGCTTTCCAAACTTTTTTATCGCTATTTTTCTATCTGCCATCCTGGCAATCATTCCTGCCCTCATCTATCGTGAGAGAGGTGTTCCCTTCGTACCTTTTTTAGCAATGGCCACCTTTATTGTCTATCTTTATGATACAGAGGCGGCACAACTATTGGAGAGACTCATCTATGGTTAA
- the uppS gene encoding polyprenyl diphosphate synthase: MTKHLLKNLAIIMDGNGRWAQQRGLNRTKGHEKGAETIRDVTTYCAKHPSIETVTFYAFSTENWKRPKLEIEFLMKLLDRYLQKELKTYQNHNIRFKAIGNIEAFSDKLQERIKITEEATKNNTDLIHILALNYGGRAEITCAVNKLINEGKKKVTEHDISSALQTPYSNIDLLIRTSGEERISNYLLWQISYAELYFTETLWPDFTIQELDEIISDFEQRTRKFGGLA, from the coding sequence ATGACTAAACATCTGCTCAAAAACCTGGCGATCATTATGGATGGGAACGGCAGATGGGCCCAGCAGAGAGGTTTGAACCGTACAAAAGGACATGAAAAAGGTGCAGAGACCATTCGTGATGTCACCACCTACTGTGCCAAGCATCCAAGTATTGAAACCGTCACTTTTTATGCCTTCAGCACAGAGAACTGGAAACGACCGAAACTTGAAATAGAGTTTCTTATGAAACTACTGGACCGCTACCTTCAAAAAGAGCTGAAAACCTATCAGAACCACAACATCCGGTTCAAGGCCATAGGGAATATAGAAGCCTTTTCGGACAAGCTTCAGGAACGTATCAAGATCACAGAAGAGGCTACAAAAAACAATACTGACCTGATTCATATTCTTGCACTCAACTATGGTGGCCGTGCAGAGATCACCTGTGCAGTCAACAAACTTATCAACGAAGGGAAAAAAAAGGTGACAGAACATGACATCTCTTCGGCACTGCAGACCCCCTACAGCAATATTGACCTTCTCATACGTACCAGTGGGGAGGAACGGATCTCAAACTATCTGCTCTGGCAGATCTCTTATGCTGAACTTTACTTTACAGAAACACTCTGGCCTGACTTTACCATACAAGAACTGGATGAGATCATTTCAGACTTTGAACAACGTACAAGAAAGTTTGGAGGATTGGCATAA
- the coaBC gene encoding bifunctional phosphopantothenoylcysteine decarboxylase/phosphopantothenate--cysteine ligase CoaBC, whose product MQINLTGKSVLLGVTGSISAYKACDLARLFIKAGADVHVVMSPSAERFVSALTFEALTRNPVLTEQSESWSCTLNHIELGKQCDVFLVAPATANTLNKLSKGIADNILLQTALAFAGPMLVAPAANTQMLKNHYTVGSLKMLKVNDYTVIEPQEKLLACGDVGNGALAETSELFFETAKVLLKEPFWTDRRVVVTGGGTREKIDDVRYLSNYSSGKMAKAIALSLYLRGADVCYLTTKDKEGLPSAIYTIDVEDAQEMLEYTQDAIRVAKKGIMSKASMNSADPRMLIQKTPFLFMVAAVSDYKPKYPQSGKLKKSDLGETWSPELTQTPDILTSLNKDGIRTVAFKAEMDETNGLEHAKSLLIQKEVDAVCYNLLKDRHSFGTDENEISFITQEETIPLGSADKLTLAQKILNEAEKLAND is encoded by the coding sequence ATGCAAATCAACTTAACAGGAAAATCCGTACTATTGGGTGTAACTGGCAGTATCTCAGCCTACAAAGCATGTGATCTGGCACGACTCTTCATCAAGGCAGGGGCTGATGTCCATGTAGTTATGAGTCCGAGTGCCGAACGTTTTGTCTCTGCACTTACCTTTGAAGCACTGACTAGAAACCCGGTCCTTACCGAACAGAGTGAAAGCTGGAGCTGTACTCTCAACCATATTGAACTAGGCAAACAATGCGATGTATTCCTTGTTGCACCGGCAACAGCGAATACACTCAATAAACTGAGTAAAGGGATCGCGGACAATATCCTCCTCCAAACAGCACTGGCCTTTGCGGGACCGATGCTGGTTGCACCTGCTGCCAACACACAAATGCTGAAGAACCATTACACGGTCGGCAGTCTGAAAATGCTAAAAGTCAACGACTACACTGTTATAGAACCACAGGAGAAACTGCTTGCCTGCGGTGATGTGGGCAATGGCGCACTGGCAGAAACGAGCGAGCTTTTCTTTGAAACAGCCAAAGTACTGCTCAAAGAACCGTTCTGGACAGACCGTCGGGTAGTTGTTACCGGAGGCGGTACCAGAGAAAAGATCGATGATGTACGTTATCTCTCCAACTACTCTTCAGGCAAAATGGCAAAAGCAATCGCTCTTTCACTCTACCTCAGAGGTGCGGATGTATGCTACCTGACCACCAAGGACAAAGAGGGACTGCCTTCTGCCATCTACACCATTGATGTCGAAGATGCACAAGAGATGTTGGAGTATACACAGGATGCCATTCGTGTTGCAAAAAAAGGTATCATGAGCAAAGCAAGCATGAACAGTGCCGATCCACGGATGCTCATACAGAAAACTCCTTTTCTATTTATGGTCGCGGCAGTGTCCGACTATAAACCCAAATACCCACAAAGTGGGAAACTGAAAAAATCTGATTTGGGAGAGACCTGGTCACCTGAGTTGACACAAACACCGGATATTCTCACTTCTCTGAACAAAGACGGTATCCGTACTGTAGCCTTCAAAGCGGAAATGGATGAAACAAACGGCCTGGAACATGCAAAATCACTCTTGATACAAAAAGAAGTTGATGCAGTCTGTTACAATCTTCTAAAAGATCGTCACAGTTTCGGCACGGACGAAAATGAAATAAGTTTTATCACCCAGGAAGAGACCATACCGCTTGGCAGCGCTGACAAACTAACACTTGCCCAAAAAATACTCAACGAAGCGGAAAAGCTTGCCAATGACTAA
- the glmU gene encoding bifunctional UDP-N-acetylglucosamine diphosphorylase/glucosamine-1-phosphate N-acetyltransferase GlmU: protein MSISVVILAAGMGTRMRSAKPKVLHEISGKPMLFHAIDAACELSDDITVVLHHQAERIQAVIEEHYENIRFHIQDAQQFPGTGGAMKGVAVQHARTLILNGDMPLITKASLESLTAGNADINMSVIKLSDPSGYGRVIIQNGEVKEIVEQKDCTSEQLTVKTVNAGIYAVNTTLLERYIPQLNNDNAQSEYYLTDIVKMAVDEGRSVHPVYVPEEEFKGVNSKLDLALAEEIMQKRIKESLMREGIIMRLPETIYIDSRATFEGECILENGVSIQGESKLINAHIKANSVVEEAYIENSDVGPMGRIRPGSVLKDTHIGNFVEVKKSTLTGVKAGHLAYLGDATIDEGSNIGAGVITCNYDGKNKYQTKIGKNVFVGSDTQLIAPVAIEDDVMIAAGTTVNKNVEKGALAISRAPMKIIKNFFYKFFHTESDKHKGAN from the coding sequence ATGTCCATAAGCGTTGTTATCCTTGCTGCAGGTATGGGAACAAGAATGAGATCGGCCAAACCAAAAGTCCTCCATGAGATCTCGGGAAAACCGATGCTCTTTCATGCCATCGATGCAGCATGCGAACTTTCAGACGATATCACTGTTGTCCTCCACCACCAGGCAGAACGCATTCAGGCAGTGATAGAGGAACACTATGAAAACATCCGTTTCCATATACAGGATGCTCAGCAGTTTCCCGGTACCGGCGGTGCAATGAAAGGAGTAGCAGTTCAGCATGCACGTACGCTGATCCTTAACGGAGATATGCCGCTTATTACCAAGGCATCACTTGAATCACTGACAGCCGGTAATGCCGACATTAACATGTCGGTGATCAAACTCTCGGATCCTTCCGGATATGGACGTGTCATCATCCAAAACGGAGAGGTTAAAGAGATTGTAGAACAAAAAGACTGTACTTCCGAACAATTAACGGTCAAAACAGTCAATGCAGGTATTTACGCAGTGAATACCACATTGTTAGAACGCTACATTCCGCAATTGAACAACGATAATGCCCAGTCGGAATACTACCTTACAGACATTGTCAAAATGGCTGTTGATGAAGGCAGGAGTGTGCATCCTGTCTATGTTCCGGAAGAGGAGTTCAAAGGAGTCAACTCCAAGCTCGACCTTGCCCTCGCCGAAGAGATCATGCAAAAACGCATCAAAGAATCATTGATGAGGGAAGGTATCATCATGCGACTGCCTGAAACCATCTACATCGACTCTCGTGCTACTTTTGAAGGAGAGTGTATTTTGGAGAATGGTGTCAGCATTCAGGGTGAAAGCAAACTGATCAACGCACATATTAAAGCAAACTCTGTTGTAGAAGAGGCGTATATTGAGAACTCCGATGTAGGTCCGATGGGACGCATCCGCCCCGGTTCGGTACTCAAAGATACTCATATCGGCAACTTTGTTGAAGTGAAAAAGTCAACGCTGACGGGCGTCAAAGCAGGACATCTTGCCTATCTCGGCGATGCTACCATTGATGAGGGCAGCAACATCGGTGCCGGGGTCATCACCTGTAACTATGACGGGAAGAACAAATACCAGACCAAAATCGGGAAAAATGTCTTTGTCGGTTCAGATACACAGCTCATTGCCCCAGTGGCTATTGAAGATGATGTAATGATCGCAGCAGGTACAACAGTAAACAAAAACGTAGAAAAAGGAGCACTTGCTATTTCAAGAGCCCCTATGAAAATAATCAAAAACTTCTTCTATAAATTTTTTCACACAGAGAGTGACAAGCACAAGGGAGCAAACTAA
- the trmA gene encoding tRNA (uridine(54)-C5)-methyltransferase TrmA codes for MDCKHFGSCGSCSLYALDYEAQLTHKVSRVKGLLAPFFVGELEVFSSPDSHYRARAEFRIWHEGNRCDYAMGNIDRNGAVNIEECPKVIESIDKRMWPLLEKINLSSEVLKKKLFAVEFLATTTDECLITMLYHRKLDETWSHEAKLIEKALDCKIMGRSRKQKVILSDEFVTETLHIDDKDFHYIQYESGFTQPNPAVNVKMIEWAIRQAKKIAKGDFLEAYCGLGNFTLPLSRYFDKVLATEISKRSIHAALKNCELNGIDNIVFARLASEEMTEALQGVREFSRLKGIDLKSYDFTTVLVDPPRAGLDEGTIGLISNIENIIYISCNPETLARDLEILTQTHEVAEAAIYDQFPHTGHVESGVFLQKK; via the coding sequence TTGGATTGTAAACATTTTGGAAGCTGTGGCTCTTGTAGCTTGTATGCATTAGACTATGAGGCGCAGTTGACCCACAAAGTGAGCCGGGTAAAGGGGCTTCTTGCACCATTCTTTGTGGGAGAGCTGGAAGTATTCAGCTCTCCTGATTCCCATTACAGGGCAAGGGCGGAATTCCGTATTTGGCATGAAGGTAACAGGTGTGACTATGCGATGGGAAATATTGACAGGAACGGGGCGGTTAACATAGAAGAGTGCCCTAAAGTGATCGAGTCCATTGACAAACGAATGTGGCCGCTTCTGGAGAAGATCAATCTCTCCTCTGAAGTTTTGAAAAAGAAACTGTTTGCGGTAGAGTTCCTGGCCACGACAACGGATGAGTGTCTTATTACGATGCTCTATCACAGGAAACTTGATGAAACATGGAGTCATGAGGCTAAACTGATTGAAAAGGCATTGGATTGCAAGATAATGGGGCGAAGCCGAAAGCAGAAGGTGATCCTCTCCGATGAATTTGTTACCGAAACACTGCATATTGACGACAAAGATTTCCACTATATACAGTATGAGAGCGGCTTTACACAGCCAAATCCTGCAGTCAATGTCAAGATGATCGAATGGGCGATCAGACAAGCAAAGAAAATAGCCAAAGGAGATTTTTTGGAAGCCTATTGCGGTTTGGGTAACTTTACTCTTCCGCTGTCACGTTATTTTGACAAAGTACTGGCAACCGAGATAAGTAAACGTTCCATCCATGCGGCACTGAAAAACTGTGAGCTTAACGGGATAGATAACATTGTTTTTGCCAGGCTGGCGTCTGAAGAGATGACCGAAGCTCTGCAGGGAGTCCGTGAGTTCAGCCGATTGAAAGGGATAGACCTTAAAAGCTATGATTTTACCACGGTTTTGGTAGACCCGCCGCGTGCGGGGCTTGACGAAGGAACTATCGGGCTTATTTCAAATATTGAGAACATTATCTATATTTCATGCAATCCGGAAACACTGGCTCGTGATCTGGAGATCCTGACACAGACCCATGAGGTGGCCGAGGCAGCGATTTATGACCAGTTCCCGCACACGGGGCATGTGGAGAGTGGGGTGTTTTTGCAGAAAAAATAG
- a CDS encoding CoA-binding protein, which produces MECEFPTVNSNREEMKEIFESIQTIAVLGLSPDPTKASHRVAKYLQEAGYRIVPVYPKEETILGEKVYRSLAEIPFEVDMVDIFRKPAAFDAIADACIQRGDVKVFWGQLGLVNNDAAQKAQDAGMKVVQNFCTMVEHRSLM; this is translated from the coding sequence ATGGAATGTGAATTTCCGACAGTCAACAGCAACAGAGAGGAGATGAAAGAGATCTTTGAAAGTATTCAAACTATTGCTGTTCTTGGACTCTCTCCCGATCCGACCAAAGCCAGTCATCGTGTCGCGAAATATCTTCAGGAGGCAGGATACAGGATCGTGCCGGTCTATCCGAAGGAAGAGACAATACTCGGAGAAAAAGTCTATCGTTCTCTGGCAGAGATTCCGTTTGAAGTTGATATGGTAGATATCTTCAGAAAGCCGGCGGCTTTTGATGCTATTGCGGATGCCTGTATTCAACGAGGTGATGTAAAAGTCTTCTGGGGACAACTGGGACTTGTGAACAATGATGCGGCACAAAAGGCACAAGATGCCGGAATGAAAGTCGTTCAGAACTTCTGTACCATGGTGGAACACCGCAGCCTGATGTAA
- the ilvA gene encoding threonine ammonia-lyase: protein MLDLKQIKSAYERLEGVVHHTPFSYAPILSKMSGYEVYLKKENLQRTGAFKLRGAFNKIATLVESGQKGGVVAASAGNHAQGVAFAANHFGIEATIVMPESTPLTKVQGVRAFGANVILQGSNYDEAYAYAVKFGEEKGYDFVHPFTDEEVMAGQGTVALEMFEAEPDMDAIVVPVGGGGLVSGMAVAAKALYPETKIIAVSAEGAPAMRESYKAHKPIDTTSVRTIADGIAVRDTSPVTLEYILKYVDTFEGVCEDEIASAILFLLEKQKVLVEGAGAVGVAALMHGKINLSKGSKVGIVLSGGNIDVTMLSLIIEKGLMKSARKMKLMVTLVDKPGALQSFTQILTEVGANIVQIGYDRTSIDLEFGDAHVSVALETKGEEHQELIRKRLNEGGFIFREEH, encoded by the coding sequence ATGTTGGACTTAAAGCAGATCAAAAGTGCGTATGAGAGACTCGAAGGAGTGGTACACCATACCCCATTCTCCTATGCCCCGATCTTAAGTAAGATGAGCGGATATGAAGTCTATCTTAAAAAAGAGAACCTTCAACGTACCGGAGCATTCAAACTGCGAGGAGCCTTTAACAAGATCGCTACACTGGTTGAAAGCGGACAAAAAGGCGGAGTAGTCGCTGCCAGTGCGGGAAACCATGCACAAGGTGTCGCGTTTGCGGCAAACCATTTTGGTATCGAGGCGACCATTGTAATGCCTGAATCCACACCATTGACCAAGGTGCAGGGAGTCAGGGCTTTTGGTGCCAATGTTATCTTGCAGGGGAGTAATTACGATGAGGCGTATGCCTATGCTGTGAAATTCGGTGAAGAGAAGGGGTATGACTTCGTACATCCGTTTACCGATGAAGAGGTAATGGCAGGGCAGGGAACGGTTGCTCTGGAAATGTTTGAAGCAGAGCCGGACATGGATGCGATCGTAGTCCCGGTAGGAGGTGGAGGACTTGTCTCCGGGATGGCGGTAGCTGCCAAAGCGTTGTATCCTGAGACAAAGATCATAGCGGTTTCTGCAGAGGGTGCTCCGGCAATGAGAGAATCTTATAAAGCCCATAAACCGATCGATACAACATCAGTACGTACTATTGCTGACGGTATTGCCGTACGGGATACATCACCGGTTACTTTGGAGTATATCCTGAAATATGTCGATACTTTTGAGGGAGTCTGTGAAGATGAAATTGCTTCTGCGATCCTCTTTTTACTGGAGAAACAGAAAGTATTGGTTGAGGGTGCCGGTGCGGTTGGTGTAGCAGCACTTATGCATGGAAAGATAAACCTTTCAAAAGGCAGCAAAGTAGGTATCGTACTCAGTGGTGGAAATATTGATGTAACGATGCTTTCACTTATTATTGAAAAGGGGTTGATGAAGTCAGCACGCAAAATGAAGCTGATGGTTACACTGGTTGATAAACCCGGAGCATTGCAGTCGTTCACACAGATACTTACTGAAGTGGGAGCAAATATTGTACAGATAGGTTATGACAGAACCTCCATCGACCTTGAGTTTGGTGATGCACACGTTTCTGTTGCTCTTGAGACTAAAGGAGAGGAGCATCAGGAGTTGATCCGTAAGAGGCTCAATGAGGGTGGATTTATATTCAGGGAAGAACACTGA
- a CDS encoding Ppx/GppA phosphatase family protein, translated as MVAIDLGSNTLRVLEYDCKSKRATAEFEKIVKTADKLASTGVIDHTAVDRVIYAIKEAQACIDFQGQPVKAVTTEAVRRAMNAKEVLDRIAKETGVVFEIIDGEREAALTLNAVKYRLQKLCFASEKFVLADIGGGSTEIIFIYNNRVFMKSFPVGIVTIAQEYKSLEAIETALPQVMLPMQMFAAEVYATQGNVETFVATAGTPTTLAAMKLGQCYATYDAGKINGTTLKKDELAFYLEKLLAMPFEKREEMVGVGRSDLIAAGILIFRYLYVLLEKEECIVVDDGLREGVALESCQNNSYTG; from the coding sequence ATGGTAGCGATCGACCTGGGCTCCAATACATTGCGGGTACTGGAGTATGACTGCAAAAGCAAACGTGCAACTGCTGAGTTTGAGAAGATTGTCAAAACGGCTGACAAACTGGCATCGACAGGAGTTATTGACCATACAGCAGTTGACAGGGTTATCTATGCAATCAAGGAGGCACAGGCTTGCATCGATTTTCAGGGGCAGCCTGTTAAAGCTGTGACAACGGAAGCGGTACGCAGAGCCATGAATGCCAAAGAGGTCTTGGATCGTATTGCCAAAGAGACGGGTGTTGTGTTTGAGATCATTGACGGGGAGAGAGAGGCAGCACTGACACTCAATGCGGTAAAATATCGTTTGCAAAAACTCTGTTTTGCTTCAGAGAAATTCGTACTTGCAGATATTGGCGGAGGGTCGACGGAGATTATTTTTATTTACAACAACCGTGTCTTTATGAAAAGTTTTCCGGTAGGCATTGTGACCATAGCGCAGGAGTATAAAAGTCTTGAGGCCATAGAAACTGCTTTACCCCAGGTGATGCTTCCTATGCAAATGTTCGCAGCCGAAGTCTATGCCACACAGGGAAATGTAGAGACATTTGTTGCAACAGCAGGTACCCCTACAACGTTAGCAGCTATGAAGCTAGGACAGTGTTATGCTACCTATGATGCAGGGAAGATAAACGGTACGACTTTAAAAAAAGATGAACTTGCTTTCTATTTGGAAAAGCTGCTTGCTATGCCGTTTGAGAAGAGAGAAGAGATGGTCGGTGTCGGCAGAAGCGACCTTATAGCAGCCGGTATTCTTATTTTCAGGTACTTGTATGTGCTGTTGGAAAAAGAGGAGTGTATTGTTGTAGATGACGGTTTGCGTGAAGGTGTTGCTCTGGAAAGTTGTCAAAATAACTCCTACACCGGTTAG
- a CDS encoding response regulator transcription factor: METVKIEDISILIAEDETKLLHSMIEYLQLFFTHVYAAENGKSAYELYLTKGPDIVIADIHMPLLDGLSLIKKIREKDRKTKIIITTAHSEKDKLLQAIELNLVKYLIKPVQSNTLKELLFTLVEELREERSLIPIKEGYYWDKIKGKLFHGEKEIQLKPKEQKVLALLISKTDQTVSAIDIYNCIYEDQPERDFSSYAVTSLIKRLRQKLPKEVLKSSYGAGYIFITK, translated from the coding sequence ATGGAAACTGTTAAAATAGAGGACATTTCCATACTTATTGCAGAAGATGAAACAAAACTGCTGCATTCTATGATAGAGTACCTCCAGCTTTTCTTCACACATGTCTATGCTGCTGAAAATGGAAAAAGTGCTTATGAGCTTTATTTGACAAAAGGTCCTGATATAGTCATCGCAGATATCCATATGCCACTTTTAGATGGACTCTCATTGATCAAAAAGATCAGGGAAAAAGACCGGAAGACCAAGATCATCATCACCACTGCCCACTCGGAAAAAGACAAACTTTTGCAAGCAATAGAGTTGAATCTTGTGAAGTATCTGATCAAGCCCGTACAGAGCAATACCCTGAAAGAACTGCTTTTCACCCTTGTAGAAGAACTGAGAGAAGAACGCTCCCTTATTCCGATAAAAGAGGGATACTACTGGGACAAGATCAAAGGAAAACTCTTTCACGGAGAAAAAGAGATCCAACTGAAACCCAAAGAACAAAAGGTACTTGCTCTTCTCATTTCAAAAACGGATCAAACAGTTTCTGCTATCGATATTTATAACTGTATCTATGAAGACCAGCCTGAACGCGACTTCTCTTCTTATGCAGTCACTTCTCTTATTAAGCGTCTTCGCCAAAAGCTTCCAAAAGAGGTTTTAAAAAGTAGTTACGGTGCCGGATATATATTTATTACAAAATAA